One window from the genome of Poecilia reticulata strain Guanapo linkage group LG9, Guppy_female_1.0+MT, whole genome shotgun sequence encodes:
- the bmp10 gene encoding bone morphogenetic protein 10 — translation MASIWVSQLGTICTSKTLFLLISFLLLREPRFGKGNPISNAHPRYRPDPGLGDGHGGVVDPSPLDQDNSSKMKNLLESLKEQFLRTFNLSGLGPSNLSAGSAREDPPEYMMELYNRFANDRTAMPTANIIRSFKNEDSNPSVVGEGGVRRHPLLFNVSIPHHERITAAELRLYTLVQTDRHLYAGVDRKVTIYELTSHDWLNMTDEKTARGDEFAGVEERTEFLELASRQVFGTDNGWEAFDLTAAVQRWCKSDGATTHRLEVQISSIADDENVESTKXTSKDEAPLEGDMRIENSPEEKHKPLLIVFSDDQSSDHRDDRRELNEMIDHETSSAVLNDFGTDLGGLWGEDESEAEPDEEDLIQMRSNLIYDTASRIRRNAKGNHCKKQSLYVEFKDIGWDSWILAPTGYDAFECAGVCSYPLTKHVTPTKHAIVQTLVNIHSPQKATRACCVPTKLDPISLLYLDDTGVVTYKYKYEGMVVAECGCR, via the exons atgGCGAGCATTTGGGTCTCTCAACTGGGAACCATTTGCACATCCAAGACTTTGTTCTTGCTGAtttccttcctgctgctccGGGAGCCTCGCTTTGGAAAAGGCAACCCCATCTCTAACGCTCATCCGAGGTATCGTCCTGATCCAGGACTGGGGGACGGGCATGGAGGTGTGGTGGATCCATCACCGTTGGATCAGGACAACAGCTCAAAGATGAAAAACCTACTGGAGAGCCTGAAGGAGCAGTTTCTGCGGACGTTCAACCTGTCCGGACTGGGTCCTTCAAATCTGTCTGCTGGAAGCGCACGAGAGGATCCACCCGAGTACATGATGGAGCTTTATAACCGCTTTGCTAATGACCGCACTGCCATGCCCACAGCCAATATTATTCGCAGCTTCAAAAATGAAG atTCAAATCCCAGTGTTGTGGGAGAAGGAGGGGTGAGACGTCACCCACTGCTCTTCAACGTGTCAATCCCCCATCATGAACGCATCACAGCAGCTGAACTACGCCTCTACACTCTAGTCCAGACTGACCGCCACCTTTACGCCGGTGTTGACCGCAAGGTCACCATCTATGAACTGACATCGCACGACTGGCTTAACATGACCGATGAAAAGACGGCGCGGGGAGATGAGTTTGCAGGGGTGGAGGAGCGAACTGAGTTTTTGGAACTGGCTTCACGCCAGGTGTTTGGGACAGATAACGGTTGGGAAGCTTTTGACCTCACTGCCGCTGTGCAGCGTTGGTGCAAATCTGATGGAGCAACAACACACCGTTTAGAAGTACAGATTTCCAGCATCGCTGATGACGAAAATGTTGAGAGTACGAAARAGACCAGCAAAGATGAGGCTCCACTTGAAGGTGACATGAGGATTGAAAACAGCCCAGAGGAAAAACATAAACCCCTTCTGATTGTCTTCTCTGATGATCAGAGCAGTGATCACCGTGACGACAGGCGTGAGCTGAATGAGATGATAGACCATGAGACGTCTAGTGCTGTTCTGAATGACTTCGGGACAGACCTGGGTGGGCTGTGGGGCGAGGACGAGAGTGAGGCTGAACCAGATGAGGAAGACCTCATCCAGATGCGTTCCAACCTGATCTATGACACAGCGTCCCGCATTCGTCGCAACGCCAAAGGAAACCACTGCAAGAAACAATCTCTGTACGTAGAGTTTAAAGACATTGGCTGGGATAGCTGGATCCTCGCACCCACTGGCTATGACGCCTTTGAATGTGCTGGCGTTTGTTCATACCCATTGACAAAGCACGTCACACCTACCAAACATGCCATAGTCCAGACACTGGTGAACATCCACAGTCCCCAGAAAGCAACACGAGCCTGTTGTGTGCCAACCAAGCTGGATCCCATCTCCTTACTCTACCTGGATGACACAGGCGTGGTCACTTACAAGTACAAGTATGAGGGAATGGTAGTAGCTGAGTGCGGCTGCAGATAG